The genomic stretch ATTAAAGATGAGATATGTTCAATTAGATGATTTCTATTGAGACAATATTCATCCATGAATGAAATACTCATTTGAATAGCATCTTTTGTATCCATCTTACTATCAAGTAAAGGAGCTGTGGccttaaaataaattaaatcaagATATCCAGAAAGTTTTAGTCCTTTCGATGAAGGACAGTTTCCTTTTCTTCCAACAGTAATAATAGCCATAAGTTCACTTAAAAGTctcttatttttattagttGTAGAGTTCTTTCCAAGCCATTTTGGGAATTCAGGTCTAgctaaaaatgaatttgtaGAGCAAAGTCCTGGAGCAACTGCACAATTCACTGCAATTTCAGAAAGTAAGCTCCATTCATTATCAGTTCTGAGTTTGGCATTAAATACATCAGCTTCAACAAATAAGTTTGCAGTTTCAAGAACGCTTTCAATCATTTGAGGAGTTACAGTCATTTGCTGATTAGAAGATCCTGATCCAAATCCGCCTCCACTTTTTACAGATAATGCTGAAATGTAATTCTCCTCAAGTAAAAGAGgcattaaatcaaaatctataaaaaatatttccaGCTTATCATTTATTGAAAGATGTGACGATTCACTAGTTGTTAAGAGTTTTTTTGTTGCTGAGAATACATCTAAAGTAACCTGAACATCTTTTAAGTGACCTGAGATTTCTGTTTTAACATCAGAAAAGCGAacatttatatttgataaagATAATAGCTGTAATTCGTTGAGTATTTGTCTTAAATCATTACCAACTGATTCACAAAGTAGCTCAATTGCATTTGGTTCGATCTTCATTCCTTCTTTATTTGCAATTTCTTGCATTCTTTTTATGATTTGAACTTTCGATGGACGACTAAATCTTAAATCATAACATTTTGGAGCCAAATTACGTACTTTCTCACTCATTCTATCATTACATATACATATTATTGGCCACCTAGTCTTCTGAATTAGCCTTCCAAGAGCTGCTGCTCCTCCTCTATCACTTCCACCTAAGCCATCCATCTCATCCATTATCAATAACATATTAGTATTTAGGCCACCTTCTTCACCAAATTGGCTACTAGATGAAGATTTTCTAGCAAAAGTTGATAGAGAAAACCCACCAACAGCACTTTCCGATAGATTTTCAATTACTTCTTTTGTTCTATCATCACTTGCATTCATTTCTATTGGGATATATCCACACTTCTTCGCAATTAAAGTAGCTACTGTAGACTTTCCTATGCCAGGAGGACCACTTAATAAAGCCGCTCTAGCATTGATATTTTCAACTTGAGGAAATCGACTACCTGGTGAAAATGAGGCTTTAGGAGGGGCTTTCTTCTTACCCTCGATTACTACTGATTTCCAATCAGAAAGCCAAGtttgtaattttttaatcaCTTCTCCATTACCCAATACTTGGTCAAGTGATTCTGGTTTGTGTCTATCTGTCCATAAAGAACTATTTCCAtcaaaattactattattcatatttccttcatttattttatttccGCTTTCAAACACTCCATGAGATTTCCGGTTTGGAGATTGACTATCATATTTTGCTTCTTTTTGTTTATAATTTGTATAAATCTCAATAAACTCATCCTCACTTAGAATATTGACACCTTTTGATTTGGCATTACGATATTTGCTGCCTTCTTCAATTGATCTTCCATCTTCCAAAGAGTTGCCTGCTATTAAGTATGAGGTTCTACCACTTACAGCTGAGGTCAACTTTCCTCCTAAAATCTTTACAAAATCTTCTATTTCTTGTCTAGAATTGTTATTAAAAGTACCGGTAACGACTATACTCATCCCGTTAAAAGGACCTATCAATTCTTCGTCACTTTGAGAATTAGAGCTAATTTTATCTGTTTTTGTATTTAAGtttgattttgatgatgatgatttatttcttttaggtgaactttctttttcagCTTTGACTTTTACAtccttttttcttctaCTTACAGGGCTTTTcaaatcttcttcttcatcctCATCACTGCTCATTACTTTGTGTAATCTAGATCTCTTTGAAGTTtttttcaactttattTCATTGTCTTTAGTTTCATTATCACTATTTAcatttactttatttttctcATCTTTGTTTATTTGAGTATTTGAATCcacttttttattatcttgCAACTTCTTCTTCTTACAGCTTGAAAAGTAATCGTCCAATGTTAACTCCATGACTATAGACTCTTCAGCTagatttaaaagaaaaactttatttattctttgCTGAATCCTTTAAatcttatttttcaatCATTATGGTACCCCACTTTCATGTTTGCCGGCAGTATACCTgtttttgattatttgttaaaatatttgaaattattcaaaaattaattttttttttaattttattccAATTAAAAACTTTGCGATTACCTagaatgaattattttctttgactttattataaatccttgaaaaatcttattgaaagaaaaaaaagtctTGTTCTTCCTTTCTTGTTaactattaaaataatctaATCTtgttatttattctttttgcaatttctgattttcttattattattggaaatagCACTAAATTGATTTTACTCCtttatctaataatatattaataattaaatattgaattattattttcatttaaaagtTCCATGATTTCGTATTCAACTTTGTATccattttttatattataatctATATCCTCACTTAAAATCCTCGTTCTATTCTTTTTAACAGTAGTTATATATGGAGAACGGTAATAATTAATTGGATTATATGGATATCCTAAATATCCACTTCTAAACATTGGATACTGATTTTGTGGTATTTGATGTATGACTTGTGGAATTACATCAAATTGATGATAACCAACAGGTCTAAAAACTACTTGATCTCTATGTATTAGTTCATATTCTGCCATTCTTCTTGAATTTAAAGGTTGATATGATACTGTATTGTTGTTGTAATCAGTattgttaaaaatattttcataattgaaattatattttggaTTTGGAATAAGTGGAGTTACTAATTgaaaagtattattaaatgtttTGTTTCCAAGCCCTAATAATCCTATATTTCCAATAGTATCAAGGAATTTTTGACTGGAGTTTctgtaaatatttgatccgccatcctcttcttctttaattaacATTGTTAAATTgtaattattcaaatctctaatattttggttttcttgtaaatatttaattcccATTTTAGCTTCATTATTTCCTATATTTTGAGTAACTAAATCTCCTTTTCCATAACTTTCCATTgacttgaaaataatgaaaaacaAAATGGTTCTAATTCTCCAACTTGATTTTCGAGATAAAATCCCCTTTAAAAACCCCCTGGCCTCAATTTCTGAATACCTCATACCTCAACTCTttgtttaaaataatatttagaaatatcctttaataattataatttatataatatatatattataaggATTTatcattcaaataataaaaaattataatttttattttgacCTTTCcccattttttttgaattttttaaacgtaatttttattgatattcATTTGATGCAACTTACATCCATAATAATTTGGCACATGCTTGTATTGCAAatatgcatgcatgcaattttgTTACAAAATGACAAATTGTTACCGCcatttctaaattattGCATGTGGAAAATTATATGAAAAAACgaataataatgttattTAACTAAAATACGAGAATAAGGTAATTAGAGTTGAAGTTTTTTTATAACAACTAATACGAGTATAAGAATTTCTAgttgtaattatttttaaacaatatgaaaataatatagaGCAATCATTGGgaattaatagtaaatgtttaaaaatagtttttgttaaatttatgattctttaaataaattaaaatattatttttctctttttttcagaaaagaagtataattataatttaaaggTCAATGCAATTGTTAAAAGtgtaattattagaaattctaaataaattaaactCTGTAACAATAATAGTTCTTTAGAGACTACTCATACTATCTGCGAACTATTCAAATAAACACTTCGTACTATTTACtgattaaataatgaaaaaatcaAGCAATGCATTTTTCACATCCTGGTGTGaagattttttaaaaaaggGCAAGTATTTATGTATTTATATTAGTTTTCTAGCCCTTCAAAACTCTATAAATCTTAAAAGTGAGAGTGGtcaaaataaatagtgGTAATTCTATGGAacttattttattattatttcttttttatcattCTCAGCTATATATAAGAATTTGACAGTAAATCACTATTTTATTGGCGGCAATTTGTCAATTTTCAagtataataaaaattttagaaTACTTTGGCGGTAAATGtgatttatattaatcctaattatttaattattatatactGGTaacatttaataaagtaataataacaaaagGCAAAGTGaaaagtaaataaatatacaaGTTAAATTTTACggaataaatatatttatttataatttctttattgaaTGACTTATTTTCCcatatcaatattaagGGAGTAGAGATTAAAATATCCCTATGTTTGGaatgaattcaaataatgaatgCATCCTTATTAGATAGTACAATATTTTAATGTGAACGCCTGTATCTAAGACGACATGCTGCAATTACCACTTGTTCGTTAATTCACCCTGGCAATATTGATTTGAGTATGgaaatgaattattcaatataataCTGGTCAGaatttttttacttttggCTGGGTAAATAAGTGCTCAAATAGgtgaatattaatttttcccACCATTCGATACAGTGAATATTGTTATGAATAAAGTGGGTAGGTTTAAAGTTCCATAATCTTAGAGATAGAACTACAATAGAATATAGGATGTTCTAGTTCATATAAGGATGCCGAAATTGAGGAATTTTGACCACCCGGGATGTACATTGTATTAAGGTGGCCTTGATCGGTTATATTTGTTATTCTTATTCGTTTAGGTGATTCTGGCGCACACAAAGATAATATGTCAGTCTcgaaaaaataaataaataaatattaatattccaattaattaattaggaaaagaaaataaagaaaattgaaTTGATATAAATTTTGAGATCATTTCCAAACATGGGCAGTAATTTGGATAATGacttgaaaaagaaattacaGGTTTTTTTAGCCTCCCCCCTATGTAAAGAGTCTTATAATGAACTTTCTAATgtaatatcaataattggTTTACTAGAATTATTActtaattcaaatactaTGGATGACATTACATTGATTACTGAAGTTTTAAAACGTTTGACTATATTAGGAGTATTGGACGATGctatttttgatattccAAATTCTATAGAGATGTTAGAGAAAGGATCAAGATCACAAACGGAATGTATTAGATTACTGGTAgcttttattttaaattcacTTTCTATGGATGAGTTAAAATGTAAAAAAGCTTGTGAAAAAGGATTTTTTTCAGTATTGggattattattaagagATATAGATATATCAATAGGTGAGTCAGCATCAAAAACACTAAAAtctatttcaaaaagtAACCCGGAATTTGTATAtgatcaaaatttaataaataagttattggaaaattttaaatcattGAAAGATGAAACTAGATTGAGAATTATTGATACTTATATATCAATAGGTTCAGTTTCTgaagatttatttaataaatgtCAAGAAAAAGGTGAATTCTACTCACTAGctttaaaagaatattttacaGAAGATATTTTGTTAAAACTAGTTtcaatgaaattattagaagatTTAGGTGAATATAATTGGGGAGTAAAGTTTATAATAAACAATTCAACTccagaattattaattgatgaTCTTAATAATCCAATGtttgatgatgaaataaaaatttcaatagtATATTTATTGTCAAAGATggtaaataataatccaGAATTGTCACAAAAAATACTTACAATGTCAGGGAATTCATTTGTTCAAACTTTCAAGGAGTTTATGGGATCTTATAACAGCATAAGTTGTAGTGaagattatttaaaatcGGTCTGTGCAATAAATTGTTGGGGATTATTTGCTTCTAATTTAATAagttttcaaaatttaatgaatgtTTGGGAAGATTCTTTTCACCTAATGCTCAAACTTGTCtctaattcaaaatcaGAGATTTCTCTTTCTAGTTTGAATTCTTGGGTAACTTTCTTTGAGAGTAAGgatataaatcaaatacTAAATCAAACAAAAACAACTTTTGGATTGAAACAAAGTATTGAAACCCAACTTTTAcctataattatttcagatttaatttcaaaaccTTTTCCTGAAAATAGAACATTAATTTACAAAATTTTAACATTAATGATACCTTATTTCTCAAACATAACATcgaatttaatttcaaatagtAAAATTAGAGATATTTTGTTGAACCCAAATAGtgattcaaataaagatattcTATATATCAAATATGACCTTGTTAAGCAGATGGTAAAATACGATCAAAACactataaataatattcctGATCCTAATTTCAGTTCATCTTTGCAAGAATACGTTAAAGTTGGACCATTTTATAAATCTAGCTCAGCAGAAATGCAAATACAAGACATAACTATGTagataatttttattgcatatttatatttaattattttttatttcttttttttttatttatttttaccattttttgttgaaatcattttcataattcattttaatttttttttattataataaaaattttgcATGTGGACAATATTTTGGTTAGTAAACACCGGTATATGCAATAATTAGAATTACGTGTAATACCGGCAAGTCAATAAAAAAGTAGATAATAATTGcggaaaaaaaaaaatcataataattttccaTGTGTGAGgaactaaaaaaaaatttataaaaaagaaaaaaagaataataaacaataaataaataataaagttaaaagGAGtagtaaataaatattttattttttacataataaataaattattttcttcaataaaagGAAGGATTATTTGtttatattatcaatttaataaatttaatacataaagtaataaatattaaacaaaaataaaacagtatttaaaatatcacAATTAATCACAacataattcaaatatttatattattataagtAAATTTATGTGAATATACATAAttgtatatatttatatatatgtacATTATAtaactttaaatttatataatatatatatatatatatatatatttctataaagaaatgaataaaaatggggaaaaaattcaaaagtttGATTAAACAAGAAGATGTTCAAGAATGGGACTTCCAAAGTAAGTATTCAGAAAGTTCAATAAGACAAGTATTTTTATCTTATGATAAAAGTGTAGATGACCAATTAAGATTAATTGTTCAAACAAATGAGACATCATCAATAGAGATAATACAATTTTCTGATGAAAACAAATTATATAGCAGAACATGGTGTCcacaagaaaataaaatagaggaagaatttgattttatgCAGATGTCGTCATGTTTATATACAAAGGATTATGTATGTATAGGATTTTCAAATGGAAGTGTGagattatataattttccaaaatCTAAATCATCAAGGAATGAGGAATTAATAGAGAAAGATAGTGAAGATAAAATTCATgatcattattataatacAATGTTTGGAGATTCACAAGAGATGgaagaagataatgaaaGTAGTAAATTTTGGTTAGACAATCCAtcattaaagaatttaccTTCAAGACTGTTGATGAAACATATGGGATATCCAATATGTATTAAAGAAAGGAATGGTATTATTTATGTTCTATATGATGATGGAGCCTTAATGAGTACTAGtattgaatcaaatattgGTTACAATGTAATAAGATATGATAAATCTTTCCAGGGTGCTATAAACTTTTCATTGAATCCAGAAGGAGATAAGATTGCAGTTTCAACAAGTAATAGAAAGTTAATAGTTTCAAGTTTGGAAATGAGAGAgctaaataaaaagaatgatGATGGGATAAGAAATTGTAAACACTTATTTGAGTCTCAAGTATTTAAAAAGTctttattccaaaaaagtaaaaagcTAAAAGATCCATATAATTGTCTAGTTTTAGAATGGAGTAATTGTGGTggatatatatatttaccAGGAGAATCTGAAATAAGGGTAATATCATTAAACGAGGAtccaaaagaaattaaatactTTAGTTTAGATTCtgaaaaaagatattttggATTCGATATATGTATAATAAAGGAagttgaatataataaagataagaGAATACTAGTATCTTTATCTCTTCAGAGGGAATTGAAAGTATATATACTTGAATTAAGAGCGAATGACATTAGAGAAATCAATACATTAATGTTGAATgtaaaaaataagaaagaaaCATTTCCAGTATCtttagatttattattaataaatggtGAAGAGTTGATCAATAAAGAGAATGAAGAGCAAGATAAGGAGCAagattttttatatatttcaacGTTAATGAGTTCTGgtgaattaatattgaataagCTTCAATTAGATTTAAGAACTTACAAAAGTGTAAATTTGGTTAAGAATAAACCAGTTATCcaaaatgatgatattcTTACTGAAAAGTtgaataaatcaaaaagatTTGATGAAGAATATGATGAGAAAGATTctagaaataatttactttGGGACGATGTAGAAGAAgcagaagaagaagaagaagaagaagaagaagaagaaaagagaGAGAAGattgattttaataagGGTGGAAAgataaataagaaaaaaagtgaaATGAATTATAGTGAAGGTAGAAATATTCAACGTAGATCTGGGCTTAGGAGGCTTGAAGATGAGGAAAAAATGAGTGAAGATGACATATTTAAAGATACGgatgattttgaatattctgTTGATGGTgaagataatatttcaagtGGAGATAGAAAACAAAAGGAAATTGATCATTTTAATGGTGAAATGGAAGATGATGGTTTGgattttgaagaagaggaagaagaagaagacGAGTATGAATATGAGAGTTGGGATAAGAGAGAATTTGGGAGGCATATTGAACATCTAAAGGGAAgaatagaaaaattaaaatctattattaataatgataatgagAGTCAACCACCAGTACATCCTGGATATACTGGtgataatgaaatattggACTCACtgaatgaagaaaatagaGAGTTTTTGTATTGTTGGAATCAATCAGGATATGTATCTTATTCTATAGATGAAGAAGGAAGACCTTCTATAGATATGGAATGTTACAATTCAATGGATGGACCAAAGAAATTACGAGTATATGATACTAAAGGATATAATATGGCATGTATTGGTATGGATGGATATTTATTAGGTAGAAAATCTAAAGTATTGGATAATGGATCAGTTGTTTCGTCTATAATAGATTACAATATTTGGCGAACGTGGGGAAGAAGTGATAAATCAGGTTGGTCAAAGACTTTACTTAATGGTGAAGATTTGATATGTATGACATGTAACCGTGATTTTGTAGCAGTAATAACATCATTAAGGTATTTAAGAATATGGAGAAACAGTGGTATAAGTGTTTCAGTGACTAAATTAGTTGGTTCTCCAATTTGTTGCGTATCAAATGGTAGTTATTTATTAGTAGTAACACAAAGAGAGCCATTTTATACTCCAAGAAATAAGTTAAGATTAGGAGGAAATATACATGAAGGAATAATATCTGGAAGATGTAATACatatgaaatattatttttagatgTTACTCAAGAAACATTAATATATAGTGATATAATGTCAATAACTCCTGAAACTATTATAAACTGGTGTGGTATATCAAATAAAGGAGtaccaataataaaagatacTTCAGGCCAAACATTTATGTTATCAAGACAATGGAAGAATCAAAAAGAGAATTGGATTCCAATAACAAATTTTGGTTTATTAGAATCAAGTACAAgtagtaaatattttattttaggAGTAAATGAGGATCATTTTAATGTATTAAAATTACCAGATGGTCTTGAACACCCAATTCCAATAATggcaaaaaataattcaaatcaGAATTATTCAACAATAAAGATACCATTTAATATACCAATTTTAGGATTACCTTCAATAACACAATGGATGAATATAATAGAGAATGATCCAACTTTGAATGAATgtattactaataataatatatcatGGGAGattattgatgaattaaGAATGAAATTAGATTTGATACAAGGTAATATTTCAATGGTGGATGAGTTTTCATGCCATAAAGATTCAAATCAATATAGACAATATAAATTACAACGTGAGAAGTTACTAATGAGATTGTATATGAAGTTAGTAATAAAACAATTAGTAGAGCCAGCTTTTGATGTAGTAAGAATGTTTAACTTTCCAAAAAGTTTTCAGATAGCTTTAGAACAAGCAGAGAAGAGTGGAGAGCGTATTTTGGCTAATAAAATTAGTCAAGAGATTCAGATGAGGTCTAAATATGAGCAAgagaaatcaaataaagattttaaaGCTGATAATAAGAAAGAATATGTTCATTCTATAGAGGATGATACTTTAAAGcaaagtaataaaaataagttCAATATggagaatattaatttgaatgatGAAAGAAATCGTATATTGCCTAGTAATGATATGAACAGCTCTCCATCTACTTCTACTCCTTCTTCATTTACTGGTactaatttattatcatccCCTAAACAACATTTAAAACAACAAATACAGACActtaaaatgaataatcCATTTAATACAAGAACAAATTCTGgagataataattcatcatcGAAAAATTTatctgaagaaattgattatGGAGCTCAACACAAAGAAATTACTCAAACAATTCAATATTGTTCagaaattatcaaaaagaGAAAGGTTTGACtaaatgtattaaaaaatcaattttattacagatttattagtattaaatGTGTTTGCACATACATAAATAAACATTCTACTTGAAATAACTGAACACAATATTAGATTACTAGATTTACTATTcattcatttatttttttttttatttatttattggtTGAGAATTAAGTTAAGTTAGCTTACTGCATTAATTCatatttcttattaaatttgttttaaaaaaattacaacATTAATACATGCGCCCGCTTTTTTACagaactttttttttaattgaataaaattttaaagaaaagtaaCGGTGAGTACCCGCCAAAAGGAGACGCCCAtttatacaaaaaataatgaaaaataaaatagtaAAAGAAGGGGCGGGCGGTGCTGtctcaataataaataataatatattaaaaatgcaaataaataataaataaataatataataattaaaaaaaaataggaataaaaaatttgtcaagattgaaatttaatttttgttcaGCTTGAAGAGAACaagttttctttttttttaaaaaaaaaagagtagaaattaaattcacaatagacaaataaaaattaaggttgaatttgtttatttaatagaaaatctttttgagtattttttatattaattattatcaagaagaaaatgtCTGCAAAGAAAGGtaagttattttttataaataatatattttggtTGGTTGGCTAGTTGTATTATTGATTGATTGATTGATTGGTTGGTTAATTTCATCTATAAATCATCCATATTTGGTATATGATTCATCTTTCTATCAATGAaagtaattataatttacttatataatatatattctttttctttttatgtctattttaattatatttaataaaaatagacTAATAATAGAATGAGAATAAATGttagatt from Cryptosporidium parvum Iowa II chromosome 8, whole genome shotgun sequence encodes the following:
- a CDS encoding DNA replication repC1, AAA+ ATpase with a BRCT domain at the N-terminus — translated: RIQQRINKVFLLNLAEESIVMELTLDDYFSSCKKKKLQDNKKVDSNTQINKDEKNKVNVNSDNETKDNEIKLKKTSKRSRLHKVMSSDEDEEEDLKSPVSRRKKDVKVKAEKESSPKRNKSSSSKSNLNTKTDKISSNSQSDEELIGPFNGMSIVVTGTFNNNSRQEIEDFVKILGGKLTSAVSGRTSYLIAGNSLEDGRSIEEGSKYRNAKSKGVNILSEDEFIEIYTNYKQKEAKYDSQSPNRKSHGVFESGNKINEGNMNNSNFDGNSSLWTDRHKPESLDQVLGNGEVIKKLQTWLSDWKSVVIEGKKKAPPKASFSPGSRFPQVENINARAALLSGPPGIGKSTVATLIAKKCGYIPIEMNASDDRTKEVIENLSESAVGGFSLSTFARKSSSSSQFGEEGGLNTNMLLIMDEMDGLGGSDRGGAAALGRLIQKTRWPIICICNDRMSEKVRNLAPKCYDLRFSRPSKVQIIKRMQEIANKEGMKIEPNAIELLCESVGNDLRQILNELQLLSLSNINVRFSDVKTEISGHLKDVQVTLDVFSATKKLLTTSESSHLSINDKLEIFFIDFDLMPLLLEENYISALSVKSGGGFGSGSSNQQMTVTPQMIESVLETANLFVEADVFNAKLRTDNEWSLLSEIAVNCAVAPGLCSTNSFLARPEFPKWLGKNSTTNKNKRLLSELMAIITVGRKGNCPSSKGLKLSGYLDLIYFKATAPLLDSKMDTKDAIQMSISFMDEYCLNRNHLIEHISSLMLKNQVRTYDKVDSKTKTTMTRMINSTTHAVKFSIQSKKNNKSEDSDELSRKGGEDRDDGGEDEFDENDDDIDQDEDSSKSSKSKSKASNDLGSLIKVKKSKALGRQTKETKKRTK
- a CDS encoding 26S proteasome regulatory complex, subunit PSMD5, translated to MGSNLDNDLKKKLQVFLASPLCKESYNELSNVISIIGLLELLLNSNTMDDITLITEVLKRLTILGVLDDAIFDIPNSIEMLEKGSRSQTECIRLLVAFILNSLSMDELKCKKACEKGFFSVLGLLLRDIDISIGESASKTLKSISKSNPEFVYDQNLINKLLENFKSLKDETRLRIIDTYISIGSVSEDLFNKCQEKGEFYSLALKEYFTEDILLKLVSMKLLEDLGEYNWGVKFIINNSTPELLIDDLNNPMFDDEIKISIVYLLSKMVNNNPELSQKILTMSGNSFVQTFKEFMGSYNSISCSEDYLKSVCAINCWGLFASNLISFQNLMNVWEDSFHLMLKLVSNSKSEISLSSLNSWVTFFESKDINQILNQTKTTFGLKQSIETQLLPIIISDLISKPFPENRTLIYKILTLMIPYFSNITSNLISNSKIRDILLNPNSDSNKDILYIKYDLVKQMVKYDQNTINNIPDPNFSSSLQEYVKVGPFYKSSSAEMQIQDITM
- a CDS encoding WD40 repeat protein, which translates into the protein MGKKFKSLIKQEDVQEWDFQSKYSESSIRQVFLSYDKSVDDQLRLIVQTNETSSIEIIQFSDENKLYSRTWCPQENKIEEEFDFMQMSSCLYTKDYVCIGFSNGSVRLYNFPKSKSSRNEELIEKDSEDKIHDHYYNTMFGDSQEMEEDNESSKFWLDNPSLKNLPSRLLMKHMGYPICIKERNGIIYVLYDDGALMSTSIESNIGYNVIRYDKSFQGAINFSLNPEGDKIAVSTSNRKLIVSSLEMRELNKKNDDGIRNCKHLFESQVFKKSLFQKSKKLKDPYNCLVLEWSNCGGYIYLPGESEIRVISLNEDPKEIKYFSLDSEKRYFGFDICIIKEVEYNKDKRILVSLSLQRELKVYILELRANDIREINTLMLNVKNKKETFPVSLDLLLINGEELINKENEEQDKEQDFLYISTLMSSGELILNKLQLDLRTYKSVNLVKNKPVIQNDDILTEKLNKSKRFDEEYDEKDSRNNLLWDDVEEAEEEEEEEEEEEKREKIDFNKGGKINKKKSEMNYSEGRNIQRRSGLRRLEDEEKMSEDDIFKDTDDFEYSVDGEDNISSGDRKQKEIDHFNGEMEDDGLDFEEEEEEEDEYEYESWDKREFGRHIEHLKGRIEKLKSIINNDNESQPPVHPGYTGDNEILDSLNEENREFLYCWNQSGYVSYSIDEEGRPSIDMECYNSMDGPKKLRVYDTKGYNMACIGMDGYLLGRKSKVLDNGSVVSSIIDYNIWRTWGRSDKSGWSKTLLNGEDLICMTCNRDFVAVITSLRYLRIWRNSGISVSVTKLVGSPICCVSNGSYLLVVTQREPFYTPRNKLRLGGNIHEGIISGRCNTYEILFLDVTQETLIYSDIMSITPETIINWCGISNKGVPIIKDTSGQTFMLSRQWKNQKENWIPITNFGLLESSTSSKYFILGVNEDHFNVLKLPDGLEHPIPIMAKNNSNQNYSTIKIPFNIPILGLPSITQWMNIIENDPTLNECITNNNISWEIIDELRMKLDLIQGNISMVDEFSCHKDSNQYRQYKLQREKLLMRLYMKLVIKQLVEPAFDVVRMFNFPKSFQIALEQAEKSGERILANKISQEIQMRSKYEQEKSNKDFKADNKKEYVHSIEDDTLKQSNKNKFNMENINLNDERNRILPSNDMNSSPSTSTPSSFTGTNLLSSPKQHLKQQIQTLKMNNPFNTRTNSGDNNSSSKNLSEEIDYGAQHKEITQTIQYCSEIIKKRKV